In one window of Tellurirhabdus rosea DNA:
- a CDS encoding PQQ-dependent sugar dehydrogenase, with protein sequence MKTWFMRLLLGGSFLWLIACDSGETPSATTPTTPTPGNPAARWQVTDAFPNLTFASPVELLAAGDGSNRLFVLEQRGVVRVFRNAPAATGSDVFLDISSRVASGGETGLLGMAFHPNFSTNGQVFVHYTRRQNGQLQSVIARFGSDRTRVDAASEEVLLAYDQPFANHNAGSILFGKDGLLYITTGDGGSGGDPQNNSQNLNTLLGKILRIDVNSRTGNLPYAIPADNPFRTTTSARPEIYAYGLRNPWKMTADRTTGRIWIADVGQSTREEISLLERGGNYGWRLTEGRECFNPSSNCNRAGLVEPVFDYGTSEGRSITGGYVYRGKRWPTLQGQYIYGDYVSGNLWALRYDEATRQATNTALTRLIGSLSSFGEDEAGELYLLNHQSGRIQQLELK encoded by the coding sequence ATGAAAACCTGGTTTATGCGACTGCTGCTGGGCGGCAGTTTTCTCTGGCTAATAGCCTGCGATTCCGGCGAAACTCCTTCGGCCACCACGCCCACTACCCCGACGCCGGGTAATCCAGCGGCCCGCTGGCAGGTGACCGACGCCTTTCCGAACCTGACCTTTGCCAGCCCCGTCGAGCTGCTGGCGGCAGGCGACGGCTCCAACCGGCTGTTTGTGCTCGAACAGCGGGGCGTTGTCCGGGTGTTCCGCAATGCCCCCGCCGCCACGGGCAGCGACGTTTTTCTGGACATCAGCAGCCGCGTGGCCTCGGGCGGCGAAACCGGGCTGCTCGGCATGGCCTTTCACCCCAATTTTAGCACCAACGGGCAGGTATTTGTGCATTACACGCGCCGCCAGAACGGACAGTTGCAGTCGGTCATCGCGCGCTTTGGGTCGGACCGGACCCGTGTCGATGCCGCCAGCGAGGAAGTGCTGCTGGCCTACGACCAGCCGTTTGCCAACCATAACGCCGGGTCGATTCTGTTTGGAAAAGACGGGCTGCTTTACATCACCACCGGCGACGGCGGCAGCGGCGGCGACCCGCAGAACAATTCCCAGAACCTGAATACGCTGCTGGGAAAAATCCTGCGCATCGACGTCAACAGCCGCACCGGAAACCTGCCGTATGCCATCCCGGCCGACAACCCGTTCCGCACCACGACCAGCGCCCGGCCCGAAATCTACGCCTACGGCCTGCGCAATCCCTGGAAAATGACCGCCGACCGCACCACGGGCCGCATCTGGATTGCCGACGTAGGGCAGAGCACCCGCGAAGAAATCAGCCTGCTCGAACGGGGCGGCAACTACGGCTGGCGCCTGACCGAAGGCAGGGAATGCTTCAATCCGTCCAGCAACTGCAACCGCGCCGGACTGGTAGAGCCGGTCTTCGACTACGGCACCTCCGAAGGGCGGTCCATCACGGGCGGTTACGTATATCGCGGCAAACGCTGGCCTACCCTTCAGGGGCAGTACATCTACGGCGATTACGTGAGCGGCAACCTCTGGGCCCTGCGCTACGACGAGGCTACCCGGCAGGCCACCAACACGGCGCTGACCCGGCTCATCGGCTCGCTGTCGTCGTTTGGAGAGGATGAGGCGGGCGAACTGTATCTGCTCAACCACCAGTCAGGCCGGATTCAGCAGCTGGAACTTAAGTGA
- a CDS encoding beta-galactosidase — MGITPPASPLALNRAMNLPGQQRYIGPIIYNYDDGIGFGLDRVDNAANNGCNMVELSVHWDKIYSSPGAAADWQNVDAQIERARQRGLKIGIRILIAREIGKTAGFWNENEEQRGADHSRLSRGRLTIGSFVNQSWHDKASSFIREVTNRYQFLQGEGRLLFMSVVTSPIQENEFSILNSDSNGEYFMPFDYNDSMLNAYRQWLQGRFDLNTLNARWGSSYNNWNQVEPIRVGRGNAWDSFSGQRGLDWYVFRSNVLKNFLVSMNNAIRSVNGSISIVNQFGSVFDPLSSLRGTFAFRGMCENTDGIKVNDGPEYNHRFSIDLARSNVRPGAWVAQEVDGMYDNLPVDDFYRYVSESYEHGAQLIILANFNSPYQMDRMNQLMARVRNAGWLNQPVPNIQPSQTVYCNLSTVVRQGYAESGYMGQWSSAYWNGGQRPVNIVLNEDLINSAPGAAPSQPIPAPVPVAPTPAPAPAPAPAPAPVQPSQPVTGSGEFAILDPAYDCQSGQLTFRTSGGNGSEVQYMAPGLTGWTTNATHIIDAWQRNGTTFDLRARQSGQTVSRSFTTSCNTAPSSTPAPATQPAPGGSTTYQNPAGFVDASSCNSIIGWAADRGRPNQSIEVDVYIDGQFAGRTPANQHRPDVGASMNDNGLHGFAFSVPAQFKGNGTHTVEVRYAGSNQALNNNSRQYNGCVEGTVNAASTPAPAPTTTTSGNVSAASTATTYGSPEGHLDYASCVSLGGWAVDRSRLNQSISVDVYIDGQFAVTAKADQYRGDIASYLNDNGNHGFHVNIPARFQTAGTHTVEVFYAGSQRRLNTYTRQFSGCGQQARVGGKSELVNGGYKLYPNPIADEFHIEVPTEVPAAELTVVMSALTGEIILKEKATVENGVIDVVLTDRILLPGVYLVSLYQNGQLLKSMKVIKR; from the coding sequence ATGGGGATTACCCCGCCCGCCTCTCCGCTGGCCCTGAACCGGGCCATGAACCTGCCCGGTCAGCAACGCTACATTGGACCGATCATTTACAATTACGATGATGGAATAGGATTTGGTCTCGACCGCGTCGACAACGCCGCCAACAACGGATGTAACATGGTCGAACTGAGTGTACACTGGGACAAAATTTATTCTTCACCCGGTGCCGCCGCCGACTGGCAGAACGTAGACGCCCAGATTGAACGGGCCCGCCAGCGCGGACTGAAAATCGGTATCCGCATTCTGATCGCCCGCGAAATCGGCAAAACGGCTGGTTTCTGGAACGAAAACGAAGAGCAGCGGGGCGCGGACCATTCCCGCCTGTCGCGGGGTCGCCTGACCATCGGCAGCTTCGTCAACCAGAGCTGGCACGACAAAGCCTCCAGCTTTATCCGCGAAGTGACCAACCGGTACCAGTTTCTCCAGGGCGAAGGCCGGCTGCTGTTTATGTCGGTGGTAACTTCCCCGATCCAGGAAAACGAATTCTCCATTCTGAACTCCGACAGCAACGGCGAATATTTCATGCCGTTCGACTATAACGATTCGATGCTGAACGCTTACCGCCAGTGGCTGCAGGGCCGTTTCGACCTCAACACGCTGAACGCACGCTGGGGCTCGAGCTACAACAACTGGAATCAGGTAGAGCCGATCCGCGTCGGACGCGGCAACGCCTGGGATTCCTTCAGCGGCCAGCGTGGCCTCGACTGGTACGTCTTCCGCAGCAACGTGCTGAAAAACTTCCTGGTGTCGATGAACAACGCCATCCGGAGCGTCAACGGCTCGATCTCGATCGTCAACCAGTTCGGTTCGGTCTTCGATCCCCTGAGCAGCCTGCGCGGTACGTTCGCCTTCCGGGGCATGTGCGAAAACACCGACGGTATCAAGGTAAACGACGGCCCGGAATACAACCACCGCTTCTCGATTGACCTCGCCCGCAGTAACGTCCGCCCCGGTGCCTGGGTTGCCCAGGAAGTGGACGGCATGTACGATAACCTCCCGGTTGATGACTTCTACCGCTACGTTTCCGAAAGCTACGAACACGGTGCCCAGCTGATTATCCTGGCGAACTTCAACTCGCCTTACCAGATGGACCGCATGAACCAGCTGATGGCCCGCGTCCGCAACGCCGGATGGCTGAACCAGCCGGTTCCGAATATCCAGCCTTCCCAGACGGTTTACTGCAACCTTTCGACGGTCGTTCGTCAGGGTTATGCCGAAAGCGGCTACATGGGCCAGTGGAGCAGCGCCTACTGGAACGGCGGTCAGCGTCCGGTGAACATCGTCCTGAACGAAGACCTGATCAACTCCGCTCCGGGTGCCGCTCCGTCACAGCCGATTCCGGCCCCGGTTCCGGTAGCGCCGACTCCGGCTCCGGCTCCTGCCCCAGCCCCGGCTCCCGCCCCCGTACAGCCTTCTCAACCAGTGACCGGCAGCGGCGAGTTCGCCATCCTGGACCCGGCCTACGACTGCCAGTCGGGTCAGCTGACCTTCCGCACCAGCGGCGGCAACGGCTCCGAAGTGCAATACATGGCTCCGGGCCTGACCGGCTGGACCACCAACGCCACCCACATTATTGACGCCTGGCAGCGCAACGGCACGACGTTCGACCTGCGTGCCCGCCAGAGTGGCCAGACGGTTTCCCGTTCGTTCACCACGAGCTGCAACACGGCTCCGAGCAGCACGCCGGCTCCGGCTACCCAACCGGCTCCGGGCGGCTCAACGACCTACCAGAACCCGGCCGGTTTTGTGGACGCATCAAGCTGCAACAGCATCATCGGCTGGGCCGCCGACCGCGGTCGCCCGAACCAGTCGATCGAAGTAGACGTGTACATCGACGGCCAGTTTGCAGGCAGAACGCCGGCTAACCAGCACCGTCCGGATGTGGGCGCTTCGATGAACGACAACGGACTGCATGGCTTCGCCTTCTCGGTTCCGGCCCAGTTCAAAGGCAACGGCACACATACGGTTGAGGTTCGCTACGCCGGTTCCAACCAGGCGCTGAACAACAACAGCCGCCAGTACAACGGTTGTGTCGAAGGCACCGTCAACGCAGCTTCCACCCCGGCACCGGCTCCCACGACGACCACGTCCGGAAACGTTTCGGCAGCCAGCACGGCGACGACCTACGGCAGCCCCGAAGGCCACCTGGATTACGCAAGCTGCGTGTCTCTGGGCGGTTGGGCGGTTGACCGCTCACGGCTGAACCAGTCCATCAGCGTAGACGTGTACATCGACGGTCAGTTCGCCGTAACGGCCAAAGCCGACCAGTACCGCGGCGACATCGCCAGCTACCTGAACGACAACGGCAACCACGGCTTCCACGTCAACATTCCTGCCCGTTTCCAGACGGCCGGAACGCATACGGTAGAGGTATTCTACGCCGGTTCACAGCGTCGCCTGAACACTTACACCCGCCAGTTCAGCGGCTGCGGCCAGCAGGCCCGTGTCGGTGGCAAGTCGGAGCTGGTAAACGGCGGCTACAAACTGTACCCCAACCCGATTGCGGACGAGTTCCACATCGAAGTGCCGACCGAAGTACCTGCTGCCGAACTGACGGTGGTGATGAGCGCGCTGACGGGTGAAATCATCCTGAAAGAAAAAGCGACGGTCGAGAATGGTGTCATCGACGTGGTTCTTACCGACCGCATCCTGCTGCCCGGCGTTTACCTGGTATCACTGTACCAGAACGGCCAGCTGCTGAAATCCATGAAAGTAATTAAGCGCTAA
- a CDS encoding MBL fold metallo-hydrolase yields the protein MRPLFITSLNSGSNGNCYYIGNEQDAVLVDAGISCRETERRMERLGLTMRKVRAIFISHEHSDHIRGVSRLAGKYHLPVYITPLTHQQTRWPEPSFPIRPLRAYEPVPVGELSVTAFPKRHDACDPHSFVVAYHSTKVGVFTDIGHPCQHVIDHFSQCHAAFLEANYDEEMLDRGRYPYFLKQRIRGGDGHLSNGQALALFQQHRPPYMSHVLLSHLSKDNNCPQRALDLFRPHSEGTEVVVASRFEESAVYRVGA from the coding sequence ATGAGGCCACTTTTTATTACCTCCCTCAATTCGGGCAGCAACGGAAACTGTTATTACATAGGCAACGAGCAGGACGCCGTTCTGGTCGATGCGGGAATTTCCTGCCGCGAAACCGAGCGGCGCATGGAGCGGCTGGGCCTGACGATGCGGAAGGTCCGGGCCATTTTTATTTCCCACGAACACAGCGACCATATCCGGGGCGTTTCGCGCCTGGCCGGGAAGTACCACCTGCCGGTCTACATCACCCCGCTGACCCACCAGCAGACGCGCTGGCCGGAGCCCAGTTTTCCCATCCGTCCGCTGCGGGCCTACGAGCCTGTTCCCGTGGGCGAGCTGAGCGTGACGGCCTTCCCCAAACGGCACGACGCCTGCGACCCGCACAGCTTCGTGGTCGCCTACCACTCGACCAAAGTGGGCGTTTTTACCGACATCGGCCATCCCTGCCAGCACGTCATCGACCATTTCAGCCAGTGCCATGCCGCTTTTCTGGAAGCCAATTACGACGAGGAAATGCTGGACCGGGGCCGTTATCCGTATTTTCTGAAACAGCGCATCCGGGGCGGCGACGGACACCTGTCCAACGGGCAGGCGCTGGCGCTTTTTCAGCAGCACCGGCCGCCCTACATGAGCCACGTGCTGCTTTCGCACCTTTCCAAAGACAACAACTGTCCGCAGCGGGCGCTCGACCTGTTCCGGCCGCATAGCGAAGGCACCGAAGTGGTAGTAGCCTCGCGGTTTGAGGAGTCGGCCGTGTACCGGGTAGGAGCCTGA
- a CDS encoding DUF3140 domain-containing protein: protein MTDNEKKEIYAEFDELVNMSASQLKKWLQSEESSNVGMDSGDGESVGHKSGEHIIEILDRKKADLSDDDYAHMRKVVGYIKRHRAQRPKEVAGSNWAYSLKNWGHDPEK, encoded by the coding sequence ATGACGGACAACGAGAAAAAGGAGATTTACGCCGAATTTGACGAACTGGTCAACATGTCGGCGTCGCAGCTGAAGAAGTGGCTGCAAAGCGAAGAGTCCTCCAACGTAGGGATGGACAGCGGTGACGGCGAGTCGGTGGGCCATAAGTCCGGCGAACACATCATCGAGATTCTGGACAGAAAAAAGGCCGACCTCAGCGACGACGATTACGCGCACATGCGCAAAGTGGTCGGCTATATCAAACGCCACCGGGCGCAGCGGCCGAAGGAAGTGGCGGGCAGCAACTGGGCTTATTCCCTCAAAAACTGGGGTCACGACCCGGAGAAGTAG